The Pseudomonas sp. R4-35-07 genome contains a region encoding:
- a CDS encoding (2Fe-2S)-binding protein, with protein sequence MSATPNGAAAQPFVAHPIRLTLNGQDRQLSVLPWTTLLDLLREQLDLVGSKKGCDHGQCGACTVLRDGKRVNACLTLAVMCDGAELTTIEGLADGDQLHPMQQTFIKHDAFQCGYCTPGQICSAVGLANEGRAHDSAQVQELMSGNLCRCGAYSNIRAAIEEALPACSNRGGEQ encoded by the coding sequence ATGAGCGCGACCCCCAATGGCGCGGCGGCCCAGCCGTTCGTCGCCCACCCGATACGCTTGACCTTGAATGGCCAGGATCGCCAATTGAGTGTGTTGCCCTGGACCACCTTGCTGGACCTGCTGCGCGAACAATTGGACCTGGTCGGCAGCAAAAAGGGCTGCGACCATGGCCAGTGCGGCGCGTGCACCGTCTTGCGTGACGGCAAGCGCGTAAACGCCTGCCTGACCCTGGCCGTGATGTGCGACGGCGCCGAGCTGACCACCATCGAAGGCTTGGCCGACGGCGACCAACTGCACCCGATGCAGCAAACCTTCATCAAGCACGATGCCTTCCAATGCGGCTACTGCACCCCCGGCCAGATTTGCTCGGCGGTCGGCCTGGCCAACGAAGGCCGCGCCCACGACAGTGCCCAGGTGCAGGAATTGATGAGCGGCAATCTGTGCCGCTGCGGTGCCTACAGTAATATCCGCGCGGCCATCGAAGAGGCGCTGCCGGCGTGCAGCAACCGGGGAGGTGAGCAATGA
- a CDS encoding xanthine dehydrogenase family protein subunit M, giving the protein MNPFHYSKPADVHEAVHLSSAASRFIAGGTNLLDLMKENISRPEHLIDITGLPLNAIEETADGGLRIGALVSNADLAWHPLIEERYPLLSQAILAGASPQLRNMASTGGNLLQRTRCYYFYDATVPCNKREPGSGCPARTGLNRIHAILGASEQCVATHPSDMCVALAALEARVHVEGRGGARVIEFADFHRLPGDAPQRDNQLADDELITAIELPADNLARHSHYLKIRDRASYAFALVSVAAALELNGDEIIDARLALGGVAHKPWRDRAVEASLIGRSVSRETFSNAADALLQDAEPLQHNGFKIKLTRRAIIRALSDAAVAGEQP; this is encoded by the coding sequence ATGAACCCCTTCCATTACAGCAAACCGGCCGACGTGCACGAGGCGGTGCACCTGAGCAGCGCGGCATCGCGCTTTATTGCCGGGGGCACCAACCTGCTGGACCTGATGAAAGAGAACATCAGCCGCCCCGAACACCTGATCGATATCACCGGACTGCCGCTCAATGCCATCGAAGAAACCGCCGACGGCGGCCTTCGTATCGGCGCGCTGGTCAGTAATGCCGACCTGGCCTGGCACCCGCTCATCGAGGAGCGTTACCCATTACTGTCCCAGGCCATTCTTGCCGGGGCCTCGCCGCAACTGCGCAACATGGCCAGTACCGGTGGCAACCTGCTGCAACGCACCCGTTGCTACTATTTCTATGACGCCACGGTGCCGTGCAACAAGCGTGAGCCCGGCAGCGGCTGCCCGGCGCGCACCGGCTTGAACCGCATCCATGCGATCCTCGGCGCCAGCGAGCAGTGCGTCGCCACCCACCCTTCGGACATGTGCGTGGCCCTGGCGGCGCTGGAGGCGCGGGTGCATGTCGAAGGGCGCGGCGGGGCGCGGGTCATCGAGTTCGCCGACTTCCACCGCCTGCCCGGCGATGCACCGCAACGCGACAACCAATTGGCCGACGACGAACTGATCACCGCCATTGAATTGCCTGCCGATAACCTGGCCCGCCACAGCCACTACCTGAAAATTCGCGACCGTGCGTCCTACGCGTTCGCGCTGGTGTCGGTTGCCGCCGCGTTGGAATTGAACGGCGACGAGATCATCGACGCCCGCCTGGCCCTTGGCGGTGTGGCCCACAAACCCTGGCGCGACCGCGCGGTAGAGGCGTCGCTGATAGGTCGCAGCGTCAGCCGCGAAACCTTCAGTAACGCTGCCGATGCCCTGCTGCAGGATGCCGAGCCGCTGCAACACAACGGCTTCAAGATCAAGCTGACGCGCCGCGCAATCATTCGTGCACTGAGCGACGCTGCGGTCGCAGGAGAACAGCCATGA
- the cydB gene encoding cytochrome d ubiquinol oxidase subunit II, with the protein MGIDLPLIWAVIIIFGIMMYVVMDGFDLGIGILFPFVPGKTDRDVMMNTVAPVWDGNETWLVLGGAGLFGAFPLAYSVVLSALYLPLILMLIGLIFRGVAFEFRFKAKDHKRHLWDKAFIGGSLTATFFQGVALGAFIDGIPVVNRQFAGGSLDWLTPFTMFCGVALIVAYALLGCTWLIMKTEGKLQEQMHNLARPLAFVVLAVIGIVSIWTPLTHPEIASRWFTLPNLFWFLPVPVLVLVTMYGLIRAVARNAHYTPFLLTLVLIFLGYSGLGISLWPNIIPPSVSIWDAAAPPQSQGFMLVGTLFIIPFILGYTFWSYYVFRGKVTHEDGYH; encoded by the coding sequence ATGGGCATTGATCTGCCGCTGATCTGGGCTGTGATTATCATTTTCGGGATCATGATGTACGTGGTCATGGACGGTTTCGACCTGGGGATCGGCATCCTGTTTCCGTTCGTACCGGGCAAGACTGACCGCGACGTCATGATGAACACCGTGGCACCGGTGTGGGATGGCAATGAGACCTGGCTGGTATTGGGTGGCGCGGGACTGTTTGGTGCGTTCCCGCTGGCCTATTCCGTGGTGTTGTCGGCGTTGTACCTGCCGCTGATCCTGATGCTGATCGGGCTGATTTTTCGTGGCGTGGCCTTTGAGTTCCGCTTCAAGGCCAAGGACCACAAGCGTCACCTGTGGGACAAGGCGTTTATCGGCGGTTCGCTGACGGCCACGTTCTTCCAAGGCGTGGCGCTGGGGGCGTTTATCGATGGGATTCCGGTGGTCAACCGCCAGTTCGCCGGAGGCTCGCTGGACTGGCTCACGCCGTTTACGATGTTCTGTGGCGTGGCATTGATCGTGGCGTATGCGCTGCTCGGCTGCACCTGGCTGATCATGAAGACCGAAGGCAAGTTGCAGGAACAGATGCACAACCTGGCGCGGCCGCTGGCCTTCGTGGTGCTGGCCGTGATCGGTATCGTGAGTATCTGGACACCGCTGACCCACCCGGAAATCGCTTCGCGCTGGTTCACCCTGCCGAACCTGTTCTGGTTCCTGCCGGTGCCGGTGCTGGTACTGGTGACCATGTACGGGCTGATCCGCGCCGTGGCACGCAATGCGCACTACACGCCGTTCCTGCTGACGCTGGTATTGATTTTCCTGGGTTATAGCGGCCTGGGGATCAGCCTGTGGCCGAACATCATCCCACCGTCGGTATCGATCTGGGACGCCGCCGCACCGCCGCAGAGCCAGGGCTTCATGCTGGTAGGCACCTTGTTCATCATCCCGTTCATCCTGGGCTACACCTTCTGGAGCTACTACGTGTTCCGCGGCAAGGTCACCCACGAAGACGGTTATCACTAG
- a CDS encoding NCS2 family permease, with amino-acid sequence MLEKLFQLKAHNTNVRTEILAGITTFLAMAYILFVNPSILGETGMDKGAVFVATCLAAAIGSTVMGLIANYPIALAPGMGLNAFFTYTVVLHMGHTWQVALGAVFISAVLFFLLSIFRIREWIINSIPLPLRSAIAAGIGLFLALIALHNAGIVVANPATLVGLGDLKQPAPILATLGFVLIVALEALAVRGAVLIGILAVTIVSIVMGFTPFGGVTSMPPSLAPTFLQLDIKGALDIGLVSVIFAFLFVDLFDNSGTLIGVAKRAGLMGKDGHMPKMGRALIADSTAAMAGSLLGTSTTTSYIESAAGVSAGGRTGLTAIVVAILFLLALFFSPLAASVPAFATAPALLFVAVLMTSGLAEIDWDDITVAAPVVITALAMPFTYSIANGIAFGFIAWTAIKLLSGRYRELNPALVILSILFVIKLGWFNA; translated from the coding sequence ATGCTGGAAAAGCTGTTTCAACTCAAAGCCCACAACACCAACGTGCGCACCGAGATTCTCGCGGGTATCACGACATTCCTGGCCATGGCCTACATCCTGTTCGTGAACCCGAGCATCCTCGGCGAAACCGGCATGGACAAAGGCGCGGTGTTTGTCGCGACCTGCCTGGCGGCGGCCATCGGTTCGACCGTGATGGGCCTGATCGCCAACTACCCGATCGCCCTCGCCCCGGGCATGGGCCTCAATGCTTTCTTTACCTACACCGTGGTCCTGCACATGGGCCACACCTGGCAGGTGGCATTGGGCGCGGTGTTCATTTCGGCGGTGCTGTTCTTCCTGCTGTCGATCTTCCGTATCCGTGAGTGGATCATCAACAGCATTCCCCTGCCCCTGCGCTCGGCGATTGCCGCCGGTATCGGCCTGTTCCTGGCGCTGATCGCCTTGCACAACGCCGGTATCGTGGTCGCCAATCCGGCCACGCTGGTGGGCCTGGGCGACCTGAAACAACCGGCGCCGATCCTGGCCACCCTCGGTTTTGTGCTGATCGTGGCGCTGGAAGCCCTGGCCGTGCGTGGTGCGGTGCTGATCGGCATCCTGGCGGTGACCATCGTGTCCATTGTGATGGGCTTCACCCCGTTCGGCGGCGTGACCTCGATGCCACCGTCCCTGGCCCCGACCTTCCTGCAACTGGACATCAAGGGCGCGCTGGACATCGGCCTGGTCAGCGTGATCTTCGCGTTCCTGTTCGTCGACCTGTTCGACAACTCCGGCACCCTGATCGGCGTCGCCAAGCGCGCCGGCCTGATGGGCAAGGACGGCCACATGCCGAAAATGGGCCGTGCGCTGATCGCCGACAGTACGGCGGCCATGGCCGGCTCGCTGCTGGGTACTTCGACCACCACCAGCTACATCGAATCTGCCGCTGGCGTGAGCGCCGGTGGCCGTACCGGCTTGACCGCCATCGTGGTCGCGATTCTGTTCCTGCTGGCGCTGTTCTTCTCACCGCTGGCAGCCAGCGTACCGGCCTTCGCCACCGCGCCGGCGCTGCTATTCGTGGCCGTCTTGATGACGTCCGGCCTGGCCGAAATCGACTGGGATGACATTACTGTGGCCGCGCCGGTGGTAATCACCGCCCTGGCGATGCCCTTCACTTACTCCATCGCCAACGGCATCGCCTTCGGTTTCATCGCCTGGACCGCCATCAAGCTGCTTTCGGGCCGCTACCGTGAGCTGAACCCGGCCCTGGTGATTCTGTCGATTCTGTTCGTGATCAAGCTGGGCTGGTTCAACGCATGA
- a CDS encoding class I SAM-dependent methyltransferase — protein sequence MPLLDSPFAQLDLIRQPEQSNDPLQAFDAADEYLLSHLASQQPNAATRVLVLNDSFGALAASLEGQVQVTSSGDSFLAAQGLEKNLVRNGKAFDAVTFVPASQVPVGPFDRVLLRVPKTLALLEEQLIRLHGQLAPGAEVIAGAMLKHLPRAAGELLERYIGPMHATLAVKKARLLIASVADRPAPVSPYPTRYTLDTPAIELLNHANVFCREGLDIGTRAFLPHLPNNLGSARVADLGCGNGVLAIASALHNPDAQYTLVDESFMAVQSATENWQAALGARDVIVRAGDGLAGQQAQSLDVVLCNPPFHQQQVVGDFLAWRMFQQAREALVVGGALYIVGNRHLGYHSKLARLFRGVEHVAATPKFVILKARK from the coding sequence ATGCCCCTGCTTGACAGCCCTTTCGCCCAACTCGATTTGATTCGTCAGCCCGAGCAATCCAATGACCCGCTGCAAGCCTTCGATGCCGCCGATGAGTACCTGCTCAGCCATCTCGCCAGCCAGCAACCCAACGCGGCAACCCGTGTGCTGGTGCTCAATGACAGCTTCGGTGCGCTCGCGGCCAGCCTTGAAGGCCAGGTGCAGGTGACCTCCAGCGGGGACTCGTTCCTCGCCGCCCAGGGCCTGGAGAAAAACCTGGTGCGCAACGGCAAAGCGTTTGATGCGGTGACGTTCGTGCCGGCCAGCCAGGTGCCGGTCGGGCCTTTCGATCGGGTGCTGCTCCGGGTGCCAAAAACCCTGGCGCTGCTGGAAGAACAGTTGATTCGGCTGCACGGGCAGTTGGCGCCGGGCGCCGAAGTGATCGCCGGGGCCATGCTCAAACACTTGCCACGCGCCGCTGGCGAGCTGCTGGAACGTTATATCGGGCCGATGCACGCCACGCTGGCGGTAAAAAAGGCCCGGCTGCTGATCGCCAGCGTTGCCGATCGACCGGCGCCAGTATCGCCCTACCCTACCCGCTACACGCTGGATACACCGGCCATCGAATTGCTCAACCATGCCAATGTGTTCTGCCGCGAAGGCCTGGACATCGGCACGCGCGCCTTCCTGCCCCACTTGCCGAACAACCTGGGCAGCGCCCGCGTCGCGGACCTGGGCTGCGGCAACGGCGTATTGGCGATTGCCAGCGCGCTGCACAACCCCGACGCGCAGTACACCCTGGTGGATGAGTCGTTCATGGCGGTGCAGTCAGCCACCGAGAATTGGCAGGCCGCCCTGGGGGCACGTGACGTGATCGTGCGTGCTGGCGACGGCCTGGCCGGCCAGCAAGCGCAGTCGTTGGACGTGGTGCTGTGCAACCCGCCGTTCCACCAGCAGCAGGTGGTGGGCGATTTCCTCGCCTGGCGCATGTTCCAGCAGGCACGGGAAGCCCTTGTGGTAGGCGGCGCGTTGTATATCGTGGGCAACCGTCACCTGGGTTATCACAGCAAGCTGGCGCGCCTGTTCCGTGGCGTCGAACACGTGGCGGCCACGCCCAAGTTCGTCATTCTCAAGGCGCGCAAATAA
- a CDS encoding xanthine dehydrogenase family protein molybdopterin-binding subunit, with the protein MSAIGKPLDRVDGLLKVTGKARYAGEFPEDGLLHGSVVSSTIAKGRVLRIDASRALALPGVVEVIHHLNRPKIASYDDAFADADAADGSPFRPLYNDRVLYSGQPLALVIADNLELARHAGSLVDIEYAAEGFETDLIAQQQSAHPSPQTPPGPRGNFQAEWAGAAISLDLHYSTPIEHHNPMEPHASTVLYQPDGTLHIHDKTQGPQNCQAYVQKVFGLDKSQVRIFAAFVGGAFGSGLRPQYQLPLAVMASLALKRSVRVTLTRQQMFTFGYRPRTLQRLQMGAAANGRLLALGHTAIGQTSRFEDFSEHVVEWSGMLYHCDNVQLTYKLVPLDVFTPLDMRAPGAALGVIGLECAMDELACALAIDPVQLRLINYAERNQNEDKPWSSKALRECYSEGAERFGWSQRNPEPRSMRDGRQLIGWGMAGGVWEAMQMKASAKARLDTSGKLTVSSATTDIGTGTYTVMTQIAAQASGVAVEDVVFLLGDSSLPTAPLQGGSFTVSSVGTAVQQACEALTAKLLAVARQTYPVFKDAESVRFEDGQLHTGDVSVSLAQLVKDSGEDALEVQVDSEPDKKREGYATATHSAVFVEVRVDEDLGTIKVSRVVSAIAAGRVVNPKMARSQILGGVVWGIGMALHEETQVDHQLGRYMNHSLAEYHIPVNADIGEIDVVFVQEHDEIVNALGSKGVGEIGIVGVAAAVANAIYHATGKRVREFPITLDKVL; encoded by the coding sequence ATGAGCGCCATCGGCAAACCCCTGGACCGTGTCGACGGTCTGCTCAAGGTCACCGGCAAAGCGCGTTATGCCGGTGAATTTCCCGAGGACGGCCTGCTGCATGGCAGCGTGGTGTCGAGCACCATCGCCAAAGGCCGTGTCCTGCGCATCGATGCCTCCAGGGCTTTGGCACTGCCGGGTGTGGTGGAGGTCATTCATCACCTCAATCGCCCCAAAATCGCCAGCTACGACGATGCCTTCGCCGATGCGGATGCTGCCGACGGCTCGCCATTTCGCCCGCTGTATAACGACCGCGTGCTCTACAGCGGCCAGCCCCTGGCCCTGGTGATCGCCGATAACCTGGAGTTGGCGCGGCATGCCGGCTCGCTGGTCGACATCGAGTACGCGGCGGAAGGTTTCGAAACCGACCTGATCGCCCAGCAGCAATCGGCTCACCCTTCACCTCAGACGCCGCCCGGGCCGCGTGGCAACTTCCAGGCCGAATGGGCCGGTGCCGCCATCAGCCTCGATCTGCACTACAGCACGCCCATCGAACACCATAACCCGATGGAACCCCACGCCAGCACCGTGCTGTACCAGCCCGACGGCACCCTGCATATCCACGATAAAACCCAGGGCCCGCAGAACTGCCAGGCGTATGTGCAAAAAGTCTTTGGCCTGGATAAGAGCCAGGTACGCATCTTCGCCGCGTTCGTCGGTGGCGCGTTTGGGTCGGGCCTGCGCCCACAGTACCAATTGCCGCTGGCGGTGATGGCATCGCTGGCGCTCAAGCGCTCGGTGCGCGTGACCCTGACCCGCCAACAGATGTTCACCTTCGGCTACCGCCCGCGCACCTTGCAGCGCTTGCAGATGGGCGCCGCCGCCAACGGGCGCTTGCTGGCCCTGGGGCATACCGCGATTGGCCAGACTTCGCGCTTCGAGGATTTCAGCGAACACGTGGTGGAATGGAGCGGCATGCTCTACCACTGCGATAACGTGCAATTGACCTACAAACTGGTGCCGCTGGACGTCTTCACCCCACTGGACATGCGCGCTCCCGGCGCCGCCCTGGGCGTGATCGGCCTGGAATGCGCCATGGACGAACTGGCCTGCGCCCTGGCCATCGACCCGGTGCAACTGCGCCTGATCAATTACGCCGAACGTAACCAGAACGAAGACAAGCCCTGGTCGAGCAAAGCCCTGCGCGAGTGTTACAGCGAAGGTGCCGAGCGTTTTGGTTGGAGCCAGCGCAACCCCGAACCACGCAGCATGCGCGACGGCCGCCAGTTGATCGGCTGGGGCATGGCCGGTGGTGTGTGGGAAGCCATGCAGATGAAAGCCAGCGCCAAGGCGCGCCTCGATACGAGCGGCAAACTCACCGTCAGCAGCGCCACCACCGATATCGGCACGGGCACCTACACCGTGATGACCCAGATCGCGGCGCAGGCCAGCGGTGTGGCGGTGGAGGACGTGGTGTTTTTGCTCGGTGATTCCTCACTGCCTACCGCGCCGCTGCAAGGCGGTTCGTTTACCGTGTCGTCCGTCGGCACCGCCGTGCAGCAAGCCTGCGAGGCCTTGACCGCCAAACTGCTGGCCGTTGCCCGGCAGACTTACCCGGTGTTCAAGGATGCCGAGTCCGTGCGCTTTGAAGACGGCCAACTGCACACCGGCGATGTGAGTGTGTCGTTGGCCCAACTGGTCAAGGACAGCGGCGAGGACGCGCTTGAGGTGCAGGTCGACAGCGAGCCCGACAAGAAGCGCGAGGGCTATGCCACGGCCACCCATTCGGCGGTGTTTGTCGAAGTGCGGGTAGATGAAGACTTGGGCACCATCAAGGTCAGCCGCGTGGTCAGCGCGATTGCGGCCGGGCGCGTGGTCAACCCGAAAATGGCGCGCAGCCAGATCCTCGGCGGGGTGGTGTGGGGCATCGGCATGGCGCTGCACGAAGAGACCCAGGTCGACCATCAGCTGGGTCGCTACATGAACCACAGCCTGGCCGAGTACCACATCCCGGTGAATGCCGATATCGGTGAGATTGACGTGGTGTTTGTCCAAGAGCACGACGAAATCGTCAATGCGCTCGGGTCCAAGGGCGTGGGCGAAATCGGCATTGTCGGGGTGGCGGCGGCGGTGGCGAATGCCATCTATCACGCCACTGGCAAGCGGGTTCGGGAGTTTCCGATCACCCTGGACAAAGTGCTCTAA
- a CDS encoding DUF2474 domain-containing protein produces MAGKPSLHDIEQAEKQPLWRRLGWLAMIWTGSVLALFIVASLMRMFMSAAGLTTH; encoded by the coding sequence ATGGCGGGCAAACCTTCGTTGCACGACATCGAACAGGCCGAGAAACAGCCGCTGTGGCGGCGCCTTGGGTGGTTGGCGATGATCTGGACCGGCAGTGTGCTAGCCCTGTTTATCGTCGCCAGCCTGATGCGCATGTTCATGAGTGCGGCGGGCCTTACCACACACTGA
- a CDS encoding DUF4879 domain-containing protein — translation MKKANAWSLALIPCLGLWLGAAPVWGAAAPALSEVRVFKVESAKCSEAIPDRVQTTQMCEHRGPTKVSVMEVGLGNSPMGRFNGAELNGQRTAVCQVGNISEACNGVGTLMGYIYVFDLNVQAQGWFEFTNTSINPPQNTLKAQLNIR, via the coding sequence ATGAAAAAAGCCAACGCGTGGAGTCTAGCTCTGATCCCTTGTCTGGGCCTGTGGCTCGGCGCGGCACCGGTGTGGGGCGCGGCTGCACCGGCCTTGAGCGAGGTGCGGGTGTTCAAGGTCGAATCGGCGAAGTGCAGCGAGGCCATCCCGGACCGTGTACAGACCACCCAGATGTGCGAGCATCGTGGGCCCACGAAGGTTTCGGTGATGGAGGTCGGCCTGGGCAACAGCCCGATGGGCCGCTTCAATGGCGCCGAGTTGAACGGGCAGCGCACGGCGGTGTGCCAGGTGGGCAACATCAGTGAGGCCTGTAACGGCGTGGGCACACTGATGGGCTACATCTATGTGTTTGACCTCAACGTGCAAGCCCAGGGTTGGTTCGAGTTCACCAATACCTCGATCAATCCTCCGCAAAACACCCTGAAAGCCCAGCTCAATATCCGCTGA
- a CDS encoding MFS transporter, which yields MPSEPALLLRHHRPFIAFWLARIFTASGFQMLTVAIGWNLYQLTGNVLDLGLVGLVEFVPRVLFMLHTGHVADRYERRKVAAICQTVQALIALSLAIGGLTGNVTREMIFILAFLLGAARSFEMPTTQALLPSIVPSALFPRAVASSQSAQQLATIVAPALGGLLYAFGSVWVYGPTVVLYLIACGLTLNLPARQTPLNKGKATLDSLLAGIRFIRSRPDILGAISLDLFAVLLGGATALLPVFAKDILLTGPWGLGLLRSAPAVGALLMSLWLARFSVDRKVGRVMFTAVGVFGVATIAFGLSTSFWFSLGVLVVLGAADMISMVIRASFVQLETPDEMRGRVSAVNGLFIGASNQLGEFESGITAHWFGTVPAVVMGGIGTLVVTGVWIKLFPTLANRDRMHVPVEEPGLKPTA from the coding sequence ATGCCTAGTGAACCTGCGTTGCTGTTACGTCACCACCGCCCCTTCATCGCGTTCTGGCTGGCGCGGATCTTTACCGCCAGCGGCTTCCAGATGCTGACCGTGGCCATCGGCTGGAACCTCTACCAACTGACTGGCAATGTGCTGGACCTGGGGCTGGTCGGCCTGGTGGAGTTCGTGCCGCGCGTGCTGTTCATGCTGCACACCGGGCATGTGGCCGATCGCTATGAGCGACGCAAAGTCGCTGCCATCTGCCAGACCGTACAGGCGCTGATTGCCCTGTCCCTGGCCATCGGCGGCCTGACCGGCAACGTGACCCGCGAGATGATCTTCATCCTCGCTTTCCTGCTGGGCGCCGCGCGTTCATTCGAAATGCCCACCACCCAGGCATTGCTGCCGAGTATCGTGCCCAGCGCGCTATTCCCCCGGGCCGTGGCCTCGTCGCAATCGGCCCAGCAATTGGCGACGATCGTCGCCCCGGCCCTCGGTGGTTTGCTCTATGCGTTCGGCAGCGTTTGGGTGTACGGCCCGACGGTAGTGCTGTACCTGATCGCCTGCGGCTTGACCCTGAACCTGCCTGCGCGCCAGACGCCGCTGAACAAAGGCAAGGCCACCCTGGATTCGCTGCTGGCAGGGATTCGCTTTATCCGCAGCCGGCCGGACATCCTCGGCGCCATTTCCCTGGACCTGTTTGCCGTGCTGCTGGGCGGCGCCACCGCGTTGTTGCCGGTGTTCGCCAAGGACATCCTGCTGACCGGCCCCTGGGGCCTGGGCCTGTTGCGCTCGGCACCAGCGGTGGGGGCGCTGTTGATGTCGTTGTGGCTGGCGCGTTTCTCGGTGGACCGCAAGGTCGGCCGCGTGATGTTCACCGCAGTCGGGGTGTTCGGCGTGGCAACCATCGCGTTCGGGCTGTCGACCTCGTTCTGGTTTTCCCTGGGGGTGCTGGTGGTGCTGGGCGCGGCGGATATGATCAGCATGGTGATCCGGGCGTCGTTCGTGCAGTTGGAAACGCCGGATGAGATGCGCGGCCGGGTCAGCGCAGTCAACGGCCTGTTTATCGGTGCTTCCAATCAATTGGGTGAGTTCGAATCAGGGATCACCGCCCATTGGTTCGGCACCGTGCCCGCCGTCGTCATGGGCGGGATTGGTACGCTGGTGGTGACCGGGGTGTGGATCAAGCTGTTCCCGACCCTGGCGAATCGGGACCGGATGCATGTGCCGGTGGAAGAGCCCGGGCTGAAGCCCACCGCATAA
- a CDS encoding cytochrome ubiquinol oxidase subunit I, whose amino-acid sequence MFGLEALDLARIQFAFTISFHILFPAITIGLASYLAVLEGLWLKTRNDTYRDLYHFWSKIFAVNFGMGVVSGLVMAYQFGTNWSRFSDFAGAVTGPLLTYEVLTAFFLEAGFLGVMLFGWNKVGRNLHFFSTVMVAIGTLISTFWILSSNSWMQTPQGFEIVDGRVIPTDWFAVVFNPSFPYRLAHMATAAFVATAFFVGSSAAWHLLRGKDNPAIRKMLSMAMWMALIVAPIQAVIGDFHGLNTLKHQPAKIAAIEGHWENIGNEPTPLILFGWPDMKAEKTKYAVEIPYLGSLILTHSLDKQVPALKEFPPEDRPNSTVVFWSFRVMVGLGLLMIFTGLFSLWLRRGDKMYTSKPFLYLALWMGPSGLIAILAGWFTTEIGRQPWVVYGLMRTADASSGHSLAQMTITLVLFVVVYFALFGAGLGYMMRLVRKGPVIHEVTEPTHGGPGQKRTPARPLSAADDGTDNDHDDIQHKGN is encoded by the coding sequence ATGTTCGGTTTGGAGGCGCTAGATCTCGCCCGAATTCAATTTGCGTTCACCATCTCGTTTCACATCCTGTTCCCGGCGATCACCATCGGCCTGGCCAGTTACCTTGCGGTGCTGGAGGGTTTGTGGCTCAAGACCCGTAACGACACTTACCGCGACCTCTACCATTTCTGGTCGAAGATCTTTGCCGTCAACTTCGGCATGGGCGTGGTCTCGGGCCTGGTCATGGCGTATCAGTTCGGCACCAACTGGAGCCGCTTCTCCGACTTCGCCGGCGCCGTCACCGGGCCGCTGCTGACGTACGAAGTGCTCACCGCCTTCTTCCTCGAGGCGGGTTTCCTTGGCGTGATGCTGTTCGGCTGGAACAAGGTAGGGCGCAACCTGCACTTCTTCTCCACCGTGATGGTGGCTATCGGTACGCTGATCTCGACCTTCTGGATCCTCTCATCCAATAGCTGGATGCAGACGCCCCAAGGCTTTGAAATCGTTGATGGCCGAGTGATCCCCACCGATTGGTTCGCCGTGGTCTTCAACCCATCGTTCCCCTACCGCCTGGCGCACATGGCTACTGCGGCCTTCGTGGCCACGGCGTTCTTCGTCGGCTCGTCGGCGGCCTGGCACCTGCTGCGCGGCAAGGACAATCCGGCGATCCGCAAGATGCTCTCGATGGCGATGTGGATGGCCTTGATCGTCGCGCCCATCCAGGCGGTGATCGGCGACTTCCACGGCCTCAACACCTTGAAGCACCAGCCGGCAAAAATTGCCGCGATTGAAGGCCACTGGGAAAACATCGGCAATGAACCCACACCGCTGATCCTGTTCGGCTGGCCGGACATGAAGGCTGAAAAAACCAAGTACGCGGTGGAAATTCCCTACCTGGGCAGCCTGATCCTGACCCACTCGTTGGATAAACAGGTGCCGGCGCTCAAGGAATTCCCGCCTGAAGACCGTCCTAATTCGACCGTGGTGTTCTGGTCGTTCCGGGTCATGGTCGGCCTGGGCTTGCTGATGATCTTCACCGGCTTGTTCAGCCTGTGGCTGCGCCGGGGCGACAAGATGTATACGTCCAAGCCGTTCCTGTACCTGGCCTTGTGGATGGGCCCCTCCGGCCTGATCGCGATTCTCGCTGGCTGGTTCACCACCGAAATCGGTCGCCAGCCGTGGGTGGTCTACGGGCTGATGCGCACGGCGGATGCGTCCTCCGGGCATAGCCTGGCGCAGATGACCATCACCCTGGTGCTGTTTGTGGTGGTGTACTTCGCGCTGTTCGGTGCGGGCCTGGGTTACATGATGCGTCTGGTGCGCAAAGGGCCTGTGATTCACGAAGTCACTGAGCCGACCCATGGTGGTCCTGGCCAGAAACGCACACCGGCCCGTCCGCTGTCCGCTGCCGATGATGGCACCGACAACGACCACGACGACATCCAGCACAAGGGGAATTGA